From Paenibacillus sp. V4I7, one genomic window encodes:
- the sigK gene encoding RNA polymerase sporulation sigma factor SigK produces the protein MLCVHNLKKFDNTGEDLEDLISIGTIGLIKAIESFSPNKGTKLATFAARCIENEILMHLRSLKKTRKDVSLHDPIGTDKEGNEITLIDILGTEADDVVDKVQLKIEKSKIYRNLEILDDREKEVVVGRFGLELGGEERTQREIAKELGISRSYVSRIEKWALMKLYHEFYKAKR, from the coding sequence TTGCTTTGTGTTCACAACCTCAAAAAATTCGACAATACAGGGGAAGATTTGGAGGATTTGATCTCGATCGGGACGATCGGTTTGATCAAAGCCATCGAGTCGTTTTCGCCGAACAAAGGGACCAAGCTCGCGACATTCGCAGCTCGCTGTATTGAGAACGAGATCCTTATGCATCTGCGTTCACTGAAGAAAACGCGCAAAGATGTGTCTTTGCATGATCCCATCGGAACGGACAAAGAGGGGAATGAAATTACGCTTATCGACATTCTCGGTACGGAAGCAGATGACGTAGTGGATAAGGTGCAGCTCAAGATAGAGAAGAGCAAAATATATCGGAACTTGGAAATCTTGGACGATCGCGAGAAGGAAGTCGTCGTTGGCCGGTTTGGGCTGGAGCTTGGCGGGGAAGAGCGGACGCAGCGGGAGATTGCGAAGGAGCTGGGCATTAGCCGCTCCTATGTGTCGAGGATTGAGAAGTGGGCGTTGATGAAGCTTTATCATGAGTTTTATAAGGCGAAACGGTAA
- a CDS encoding GNAT family N-acetyltransferase, translated as MSEVYRIATIDDAEEQFKVIDGAYESIRELGITFRAANADIEMIRENILENTSYVLEIDGSIAATISMKNLPELTELPFLYWFAVLPAFKNQGVGNRLHSYVEEVVVRNTLLAPGVVLATSKNHPWLLPMYERKGYEAFFERPLGDTDTLIFLKKTLIEQGQPAL; from the coding sequence ATGAGTGAGGTTTATCGGATAGCGACCATAGATGATGCAGAAGAACAATTCAAAGTGATTGATGGCGCATATGAGTCAATCCGTGAATTGGGAATCACATTTAGAGCTGCGAATGCGGATATCGAGATGATTAGAGAGAACATTTTAGAAAATACAAGTTATGTCTTGGAAATTGACGGCTCAATTGCAGCAACCATTTCAATGAAAAACCTGCCAGAGTTGACCGAGCTTCCTTTCTTATATTGGTTTGCAGTCTTACCTGCATTCAAAAATCAAGGTGTTGGTAACCGGCTCCATTCTTATGTCGAGGAGGTTGTTGTACGAAATACATTGTTGGCGCCTGGTGTTGTGCTCGCTACGTCGAAAAATCATCCTTGGCTTCTTCCAATGTATGAACGCAAGGGTTACGAGGCTTTTTTTGAGAGACCGCTTGGGGATACGGATACGTTGATTTTTCTGAAAAAGACATTAATAGAGCAGGGGCAGCCAGCTCTATAA
- the solA gene encoding N-methyl-L-tryptophan oxidase: MSAYDVIVVGAGSMGMSAGFYLAKQNVKVLLIDKYDPPHVAGSHHGETRLIRHAYSGSPTYTAMALKADKLWQELEAVTNQRLIVRSGVLNIGAAESVNLGNKMKSTKAFGLKVDRLDADEIHNRWPGVKLPESYVGLFEQEAGFLYSEDCVRAYRQQALAAGARLLVNTPITCINVWNSGVTVQTLDGTYHADQLILSTGAWFSELDSVVQLPIRSVRKAVAWFKSDDTLYDSTRFPGFTFGAEYGGFYGFPSINGSGVKIGRHDAGQTWKPGLPFEPFGHYDQDENDLRQALEAFLPQAAGQVVRGAVCKYECTPDEHFIIDHHPEHDHVFIAGGFSGHGFKFASVVGEILSDLTRKGTTEQDISPFALSRFQEGDQNE; this comes from the coding sequence ATGAGTGCATATGATGTCATTGTTGTCGGCGCTGGTTCCATGGGCATGAGTGCAGGATTTTATTTAGCCAAGCAGAATGTCAAAGTGCTGCTGATTGATAAATATGATCCCCCTCATGTGGCAGGAAGTCACCACGGGGAAACTCGGCTTATCCGGCATGCTTATTCAGGTAGCCCTACGTATACGGCAATGGCTCTAAAAGCTGACAAGCTGTGGCAAGAGCTCGAAGCTGTGACGAATCAGCGTTTGATTGTTCGCAGTGGGGTTCTGAATATAGGAGCAGCTGAATCGGTCAATTTGGGCAATAAAATGAAATCTACGAAGGCTTTTGGTCTAAAGGTTGATCGTCTAGATGCGGATGAGATTCATAATCGTTGGCCAGGGGTAAAGCTTCCTGAATCCTATGTTGGTTTGTTTGAACAGGAAGCTGGGTTTCTTTATAGCGAAGATTGTGTTCGCGCATATCGTCAGCAAGCTTTGGCCGCAGGCGCAAGGCTTCTAGTGAACACACCTATAACGTGTATTAACGTGTGGAACAGTGGGGTTACCGTACAAACGCTTGACGGGACCTATCATGCCGATCAATTGATTTTGAGTACTGGAGCTTGGTTCAGCGAATTAGATTCCGTTGTACAGCTCCCGATCCGATCGGTACGTAAGGCAGTAGCATGGTTTAAATCGGATGATACGTTGTATGATTCTACTAGGTTTCCTGGTTTCACATTCGGAGCGGAATATGGCGGGTTCTATGGCTTCCCGAGCATTAACGGATCTGGTGTGAAAATCGGTCGGCATGATGCTGGTCAGACATGGAAGCCAGGGTTGCCCTTCGAGCCGTTCGGTCATTATGACCAAGATGAGAATGATTTGCGGCAAGCGTTGGAAGCTTTTCTGCCTCAAGCTGCAGGTCAGGTAGTTCGAGGAGCTGTTTGTAAATATGAATGTACACCCGATGAGCATTTTATTATTGATCACCATCCTGAACATGACCATGTCTTTATCGCAGGAGGCTTCTCTGGTCATGGGTTTAAATTTGCTAGTGTCGTGGGTGAAATTTTATCAGATCTTACACGAAAAGGCACAACAGAGCAGGATATTTCTCCTTTTGCCTTATCGAGATTTCAGGAAGGTGACCAAAATGAGTGA
- a CDS encoding DinB family protein produces MGQEIIDLQKFTNTFEQLRSAIEGLSDEQLHWKASEAKWSVIEVISHLVDHSIVTSFRIRKIVAESDVQLPAFDQDLWVSRSKANESTIEEVLAIYNALLTYNSLFFKRLSGADWERSGVNVKGLTLKLSELYDGFVNHVGAHLLQIERIKQAL; encoded by the coding sequence ATGGGCCAAGAAATCATTGATCTTCAAAAATTTACAAATACATTTGAGCAGCTTCGTTCAGCTATTGAGGGTTTGAGCGACGAGCAATTGCATTGGAAAGCTTCGGAGGCCAAATGGAGTGTTATAGAAGTCATTTCTCACTTGGTGGATCACAGCATCGTAACCTCCTTTCGAATTCGAAAAATCGTTGCGGAATCGGATGTCCAGTTGCCTGCATTTGACCAAGACCTATGGGTAAGCCGTTCGAAAGCAAATGAGAGCACCATTGAGGAAGTCTTGGCTATATATAATGCGCTGCTCACTTACAATAGCTTATTCTTCAAGCGTTTATCTGGGGCAGATTGGGAAAGATCCGGTGTGAATGTGAAAGGGTTAACCTTAAAATTATCTGAACTGTACGATGGATTTGTTAATCATGTAGGTGCACATTTGTTGCAGATTGAGCGGATTAAACAGGCATTATGA
- a CDS encoding amino acid ABC transporter ATP-binding protein gives MIRLSNIHKSFGKNKVLNGINLTVKKGDVVAILGPSGSGKTTLLRCVNFLERPNEGEVSIDDFKISGKHPSKQDIIQLRRKTAMVFQHYNLFKHKTVLENVMEGLVIAQKQPKDEARRKSLEVLDKVGLSDKVNAYPSQLSGGQQQRVGIARALALNPEVILFDEPTSALDPELVGEVLTVIRKIANEGVTMIIVTHEVGFAREVSSHVVFMDGGVIVEQGQPEELFVKPKEERTKQFLKRVTPEWSYVI, from the coding sequence ATGATTCGCTTATCGAACATCCATAAGTCCTTCGGCAAGAATAAGGTGTTGAACGGCATTAATTTGACAGTTAAAAAAGGCGATGTTGTCGCTATACTGGGTCCAAGCGGATCTGGCAAAACAACATTGCTGCGATGCGTCAATTTCTTGGAGCGACCTAACGAAGGCGAGGTGTCCATTGATGATTTCAAAATTAGCGGGAAGCATCCTAGTAAACAGGACATCATTCAGCTACGTCGGAAAACAGCGATGGTTTTTCAGCATTATAATCTGTTCAAGCACAAAACGGTGCTGGAAAATGTGATGGAAGGGCTTGTTATTGCTCAAAAGCAGCCGAAAGATGAGGCAAGAAGAAAGAGCTTGGAAGTACTCGACAAAGTCGGACTTTCGGATAAAGTGAATGCTTATCCTAGCCAACTCTCAGGCGGACAACAGCAGCGTGTAGGTATCGCTCGCGCCCTTGCCTTAAATCCTGAAGTAATTTTGTTCGACGAGCCAACGTCTGCACTGGATCCTGAACTGGTGGGAGAAGTGTTAACTGTCATAAGAAAGATTGCTAACGAAGGGGTGACAATGATTATTGTTACTCACGAGGTTGGTTTCGCAAGAGAAGTTTCTAGTCATGTCGTTTTCATGGATGGCGGCGTCATTGTGGAACAGGGGCAACCTGAGGAGCTTTTTGTAAAGCCTAAGGAAGAGAGAACGAAGCAGTTCTTGAAGCGTGTAACACCGGAATGGAGTTATGTCATTTAA
- a CDS encoding amino acid ABC transporter permease yields MRIDVMFIYTAFFEILKALPLTLVLTFIPLVIGFGIGLLTAFARIYKVKYIYPILDFYVSFLRGTPILLHILLIYWGLPYIIDRLSAYYGWSFKSASVPSLLIVLTAFSITAGAYMSEIIRSGILSVDRGQIEAAYAIGMTTPQAIWRIVAPQAIGVILPNLCNIFVGFLHTSSLAFTVSQMELLGKASVVASVSLKFLEAYIAAAFIYWGLTLLAERLTAFLEKKVTVYNRGGVA; encoded by the coding sequence ATGAGAATTGATGTTATGTTCATTTATACCGCATTTTTTGAAATATTAAAGGCTTTACCATTGACATTGGTTTTAACCTTCATCCCTCTTGTCATTGGCTTCGGCATCGGTCTATTAACGGCTTTCGCTCGTATTTACAAAGTTAAGTACATCTATCCCATCCTTGATTTCTATGTATCGTTTCTGCGGGGGACGCCTATACTGCTGCATATCTTGCTTATTTATTGGGGTCTGCCTTATATTATTGATCGCTTATCTGCCTATTACGGGTGGAGCTTCAAATCGGCATCCGTACCTTCTCTGCTTATAGTCTTGACAGCTTTCTCCATCACGGCTGGTGCCTACATGTCGGAGATTATTCGTTCCGGCATTTTATCAGTGGATCGAGGCCAAATTGAGGCGGCCTATGCCATTGGAATGACCACTCCTCAAGCGATTTGGCGAATTGTTGCTCCTCAAGCGATTGGTGTTATTTTACCAAATTTGTGCAACATTTTTGTTGGCTTTCTGCATACGTCATCTCTTGCTTTTACAGTGTCGCAGATGGAACTTCTTGGTAAAGCAAGTGTCGTTGCGTCGGTGAGTTTGAAATTTCTGGAAGCCTATATTGCCGCTGCCTTTATTTATTGGGGCTTGACGCTGCTAGCCGAAAGACTTACCGCATTTTTAGAGAAAAAAGTAACGGTTTATAATCGAGGAGGAGTCGCATGA
- a CDS encoding amino acid ABC transporter permease, with product MGKSFDITLVTTFIPKLLYYLPITLLILVVSLTLGLILGTLIALTRLYKIPVLSQISVVYVSFMRGTPILIQLFLVFYGLPMLLEIVHINISRWDPIYFVIITYGLSIAAFKSENIRAAVNSVDRGQTEAAYAVGMTGKQSFFRIVMPQALLIAFPNFANSVIGFLKDTSLAFSIGVMDMMGRGETLIAATAHTLEVYISLTIIYYVTVLILEKVFKVTEFRLQRHERPLAR from the coding sequence ATGGGAAAATCATTCGATATTACACTTGTTACAACATTTATCCCGAAGTTGCTATATTACTTGCCGATCACCTTATTAATACTCGTAGTTTCATTAACCTTAGGACTTATCCTAGGCACACTAATTGCATTAACTCGTTTATACAAGATTCCAGTGCTTAGCCAAATCTCTGTCGTCTATGTATCTTTTATGCGAGGAACACCTATTCTCATTCAATTATTTCTTGTTTTCTACGGTTTGCCAATGCTTCTTGAGATCGTACATATTAATATTTCACGGTGGGATCCCATCTATTTCGTTATTATTACCTATGGCCTCAGTATTGCTGCTTTTAAATCTGAAAATATCCGGGCGGCTGTTAATTCAGTCGACCGGGGACAGACAGAAGCCGCTTACGCTGTGGGAATGACCGGAAAGCAGTCATTCTTCCGAATCGTCATGCCACAAGCGCTGCTGATTGCCTTCCCGAACTTTGCCAATTCTGTCATTGGATTTCTTAAAGATACATCGCTGGCATTCTCCATAGGTGTGATGGATATGATGGGGCGCGGGGAAACGCTGATAGCTGCAACAGCACATACTTTGGAAGTGTATATTAGTTTGACGATTATCTATTACGTAACCGTACTCATTTTGGAGAAAGTATTTAAGGTAACAGAGTTCAGGCTGCAAAGGCATGAGCGTCCGTTAGCTAGGTGA
- a CDS encoding transporter substrate-binding domain-containing protein — protein MKKLTVLSTIILTATFAAGCATQSKTASTNSGAAATAAATTAATATAQATAATTPKAVKKIVVGTGTQFPNICFIDDKGNLTGYDVELVKEIDKRLPEYEFELKTMEFKNLLLSLETNKIDFIAHQMEINEERKQKFLYNDEAYNIFPNKIIVHKDNTAIKSIDDLKGKKLLVTATSNAAVLAEKYNKEHNTGINIVYTGAGEDSKTQIKAGRADASISTQFAIDFVNKSVDAQLKTVGEPLSNSKVYFILRKDGEELKKKIDETVKSIKADGTLGKLSTHWLGADYTVGN, from the coding sequence ATGAAAAAATTGACGGTACTTTCAACCATCATTCTTACGGCTACATTCGCAGCTGGGTGTGCAACTCAGTCCAAAACCGCCAGCACAAACTCGGGTGCAGCTGCTACTGCCGCGGCGACAACGGCAGCTACAGCTACAGCACAAGCAACTGCTGCAACCACTCCGAAAGCTGTGAAGAAAATCGTCGTAGGGACAGGTACACAATTCCCGAACATTTGCTTTATTGATGACAAGGGTAATTTGACTGGTTATGATGTGGAGCTTGTGAAAGAAATCGATAAGCGACTTCCTGAGTATGAGTTTGAATTGAAAACAATGGAATTCAAAAACTTGCTGTTGAGCTTGGAAACAAACAAAATCGACTTCATCGCTCATCAAATGGAAATAAATGAAGAAAGAAAACAGAAGTTCCTCTATAACGACGAAGCTTACAACATTTTCCCGAATAAAATTATCGTACATAAAGACAACACAGCTATTAAGTCCATTGACGATCTCAAAGGCAAAAAGCTTCTCGTGACAGCAACGAGTAACGCTGCTGTGCTTGCTGAGAAATATAACAAAGAGCACAATACGGGGATTAATATCGTTTATACGGGCGCTGGTGAAGATTCGAAAACACAAATCAAGGCAGGTCGTGCAGATGCCTCGATTAGCACGCAGTTTGCTATTGATTTCGTGAATAAATCGGTGGATGCACAATTGAAAACTGTTGGGGAACCACTCTCTAACTCGAAGGTTTATTTCATTTTACGTAAAGATGGAGAGGAACTAAAAAAGAAAATTGACGAGACAGTTAAGAGTATTAAAGCAGATGGAACGCTTGGTAAACTAAGCACTCATTGGCTTGGAGCCGATTACACAGTAGGGAATTAG
- a CDS encoding ABC transporter ATP-binding protein, translated as MKQLLEIDNLSVQFTTKQGSFTAINDISFKIAAGETVCLVGESGSGKSVTSKSVMRLIDYENGVIAGGQIVLDCEDLATLSQKELRALRGKKMAMVFQEPMAAFDPVFTIGSQITEVIIEHKQGNRIQARERAIHLLQRVGIPEPEIRMKQYPGELSGGMLQRAMIAMALACGPQLLIADEPTTALDVTIQAQIIHLLQELKAEFNMSILLITHDLGIAAEMADHIIVMYAGQIVEQATVQQLFSKPYHPYTRGLLRSITTMDSDRTTRLFSIEGTIPNLSDLPTGCHFHPRCPYATERCKKDSPPLSHVNGRLSACWYAEEIVQLEEKQQNVISTDKIETAREQPILGARDQEKGGQTLFEVRGLSKYYPVGKGTFNSSKTYIRAVDDVSFSIRKGETFGLVGESGSGKSTLGRVMLQLEKATHGKILFEDQDLSKHTAKGLQRTRREMQVIFQDPYGSLNPRWKVGEIIGEPFEIHESFAAAVKRSKVEELLELVGLNRSFYDRFPHEFSGGQRQRIGIARAIALNPQFILADEAVSALDVSVQAQIVNLMQDLQKKLGLTYMFIAHGLNIVRHLSDRIGVMYLGKLVEIAPSEELFLHPSHHYTKGLLSSIPSPDPTRKREWFVVEGEIPSPANPPSGCRFHTRCPAATARCKEEQPELLQIRQDHWTACHYPL; from the coding sequence TTGAAACAACTGCTTGAGATTGACAATCTGAGTGTTCAATTTACGACGAAACAAGGATCGTTTACAGCGATAAATGACATTTCATTTAAAATTGCCGCAGGAGAAACGGTCTGCCTAGTAGGTGAATCTGGAAGTGGTAAGTCCGTTACTTCGAAGTCAGTTATGCGATTAATTGACTATGAGAATGGCGTTATTGCCGGCGGTCAAATTGTACTGGACTGCGAAGACCTTGCAACCTTATCCCAGAAGGAGCTTCGTGCATTACGCGGGAAAAAGATGGCAATGGTGTTCCAAGAACCGATGGCTGCATTCGATCCGGTTTTTACAATCGGCAGTCAAATTACAGAAGTTATTATTGAGCATAAACAGGGTAATCGAATTCAGGCTAGGGAGCGGGCCATTCACTTGTTGCAGCGTGTTGGCATTCCCGAACCTGAAATTCGCATGAAGCAATATCCTGGAGAGCTGTCAGGTGGGATGCTTCAACGAGCAATGATTGCAATGGCCCTTGCCTGTGGTCCGCAGCTGCTTATTGCCGATGAACCGACCACAGCGCTTGATGTGACGATTCAAGCGCAAATAATCCACTTGCTGCAAGAACTGAAAGCTGAATTCAACATGTCAATTTTACTGATTACACATGATTTGGGGATTGCTGCAGAGATGGCAGATCATATTATTGTGATGTACGCAGGACAGATCGTTGAACAAGCGACAGTGCAGCAGCTGTTCAGTAAACCTTATCATCCGTACACACGAGGCTTACTTCGTTCGATTACGACGATGGATAGTGATCGAACAACACGATTGTTTTCTATTGAAGGAACGATACCTAACTTATCTGATCTGCCTACAGGATGCCATTTTCATCCGAGGTGTCCCTATGCAACCGAACGTTGTAAGAAAGACAGCCCCCCTCTTAGTCATGTAAATGGGCGCTTAAGCGCGTGTTGGTACGCGGAGGAAATAGTTCAATTAGAGGAAAAGCAGCAGAACGTGATTTCAACGGACAAGATTGAAACAGCGCGCGAGCAGCCTATCCTTGGGGCCAGGGATCAAGAAAAGGGAGGGCAGACGCTCTTTGAAGTAAGAGGACTAAGCAAATATTACCCGGTAGGGAAAGGGACGTTTAACAGCTCGAAGACTTATATTCGAGCAGTTGACGATGTATCCTTCTCCATCCGTAAAGGGGAAACATTCGGACTGGTTGGTGAATCCGGAAGCGGTAAGTCAACCTTAGGCAGGGTGATGCTGCAATTAGAGAAAGCAACTCACGGAAAGATACTTTTCGAAGATCAGGATTTATCCAAGCATACTGCCAAAGGCTTACAGAGAACGAGGCGGGAAATGCAGGTCATCTTCCAGGATCCTTACGGTTCATTGAATCCGCGTTGGAAGGTTGGCGAAATTATCGGCGAGCCGTTTGAAATACATGAATCTTTCGCTGCTGCAGTGAAGCGCTCTAAGGTAGAGGAATTACTGGAATTAGTTGGATTAAATCGTTCTTTCTATGATCGTTTCCCACACGAGTTTTCCGGAGGTCAACGACAGAGAATAGGTATCGCCAGAGCGATTGCTTTGAATCCGCAATTCATTCTTGCTGATGAAGCCGTATCTGCGTTAGATGTATCTGTACAAGCGCAAATTGTTAATTTAATGCAGGATTTGCAGAAAAAATTAGGATTAACGTACATGTTTATTGCTCATGGCCTAAACATTGTACGCCATTTGTCAGATCGCATCGGTGTCATGTATTTAGGAAAGCTTGTTGAAATTGCTCCCAGTGAAGAGTTGTTTCTTCATCCCTCCCATCACTACACGAAGGGGCTGCTATCCTCCATCCCTTCGCCTGATCCAACCAGGAAAAGAGAGTGGTTTGTTGTCGAAGGAGAAATTCCTTCCCCTGCGAATCCGCCATCCGGTTGCCGATTCCATACAAGGTGTCCGGCAGCTACGGCAAGATGTAAAGAAGAACAACCGGAACTGCTCCAAATTCGCCAAGATCATTGGACAGCCTGCCATTACCCTTTGTAA
- a CDS encoding ABC transporter permease, translating into MKEVISAKAIWQRSKQQARVSKLNNKVNATDMLVYLAAIVTLFILGCALFPQWIAPYAPTAMLTDQILRAPSKAHLFGTDYFGRDVFSVVVYGSRDSLFIGFASVLAGGLIGGLIGAISGYIGGVIDTIFMRLIDVLMTIPGILLALAIAAALGPHLINIIFAVAASAIPQYARVMRGQILSIKNRSFVTASRSIGASNVRIFFRHVLTNAWSPLLVMSTIGLGSSILVGAGLSFLGLGVLKEVPDWGTLLSQGRGYLTVAWWICTFPGLAITIFVLSVNLIGDKLRDSMDPKQSRA; encoded by the coding sequence ATGAAAGAAGTGATTTCCGCTAAGGCTATTTGGCAGAGGAGTAAGCAGCAAGCGCGTGTTTCAAAACTAAATAACAAAGTTAATGCAACTGATATGCTCGTTTATTTAGCGGCTATCGTAACGCTGTTCATTCTAGGATGTGCACTCTTTCCGCAATGGATTGCTCCCTATGCACCAACAGCGATGCTTACGGACCAAATTCTGCGTGCACCAAGTAAAGCTCATTTGTTTGGTACGGACTATTTTGGCAGAGACGTTTTTAGTGTCGTCGTGTATGGCAGTCGTGACTCCTTGTTTATTGGTTTCGCGTCTGTATTGGCTGGTGGTCTAATTGGAGGATTGATCGGTGCGATATCCGGTTATATCGGTGGTGTTATCGACACCATTTTCATGAGACTTATTGATGTTCTGATGACCATACCTGGCATTTTATTGGCTTTGGCTATTGCTGCTGCTTTGGGACCTCATTTAATCAATATTATCTTCGCTGTCGCGGCATCGGCCATTCCTCAATATGCGAGGGTGATGCGCGGTCAGATCCTCAGTATTAAGAATCGATCTTTTGTTACAGCTTCGAGATCGATAGGTGCATCTAATGTTCGTATTTTTTTTCGACATGTCTTGACGAATGCATGGTCACCGTTGTTGGTTATGTCTACGATCGGACTGGGATCATCTATCTTGGTAGGAGCGGGATTAAGCTTTCTAGGCCTAGGAGTGCTTAAAGAAGTTCCGGATTGGGGAACACTTTTATCGCAAGGAAGAGGATATTTGACAGTGGCTTGGTGGATTTGTACGTTTCCGGGGTTAGCCATCACGATATTCGTACTTTCTGTTAATTTGATTGGAGATAAACTACGCGACTCCATGGATCCAAAGCAAAGCAGGGCATAG
- a CDS encoding ABC transporter permease produces the protein MSRIITERLVVSLLVILGSLILVFCILYVLPGDPVLSMIDPSSMTPEAIANLRHQLGLNEPFYVQFGHYFVSILHGDFGKSLLNSEPVLPKISKHLPATLALTFASTLISTIIGVGLGVLSAIHRNRWIDVLARIVGLFGISMPTFWSGILLILIFSVSLGWFPAMGSKGFITLVLPSLALGFVGAGFIVRMVRNSMLEVINEHFIVTLRAKGLPERLVMYRHALRNALIPAVTIIGIHIGDLMAGTVVIETVFSRQGIGRILADAIMSKDLPVVQGVVFFSAIIYVFVNLLVDISYVFIDPRVRRTQ, from the coding sequence ATGAGCAGGATAATAACGGAGCGACTTGTGGTTTCCTTGCTGGTCATCCTAGGTTCCTTAATCCTTGTATTCTGTATTCTGTATGTACTTCCTGGAGATCCCGTTCTATCCATGATCGATCCGTCATCCATGACGCCGGAGGCCATTGCAAATTTAAGGCATCAGCTCGGACTGAATGAGCCATTCTATGTACAATTTGGCCATTATTTTGTATCCATCCTTCATGGGGATTTCGGTAAGTCATTACTCAACAGCGAACCTGTGCTGCCCAAAATTAGTAAGCATCTTCCAGCTACGCTGGCGTTAACATTTGCCAGTACGCTGATTTCCACGATTATCGGTGTAGGGCTTGGGGTACTCTCAGCCATACATCGAAATCGCTGGATTGACGTACTAGCTCGGATCGTAGGATTGTTCGGAATCTCCATGCCGACATTTTGGTCAGGAATTCTCCTCATTCTAATCTTTTCAGTGTCACTAGGTTGGTTCCCTGCGATGGGATCAAAGGGGTTCATAACCCTTGTTCTTCCTTCATTGGCACTCGGCTTTGTTGGTGCTGGATTCATCGTCCGGATGGTACGCAACTCGATGTTGGAGGTTATTAATGAGCATTTCATTGTGACACTGCGTGCCAAGGGACTACCTGAACGATTAGTTATGTATCGACATGCGCTTCGTAATGCGTTGATACCTGCTGTTACGATAATCGGTATTCATATTGGAGATCTGATGGCAGGGACAGTTGTTATTGAAACTGTGTTTTCGAGGCAGGGCATTGGTAGAATTCTTGCGGATGCCATCATGTCCAAAGATTTACCCGTCGTTCAGGGAGTCGTTTTCTTCTCAGCTATTATCTACGTCTTCGTAAATCTACTTGTAGATATTTCCTATGTATTTATTGATCCACGAGTTCGGAGAACACAATAA